The Geomonas agri genome contains the following window.
AGTGATGACCAGGACAGAGACAACGATGGCGCCAAACAACACAGGGGAGGCCAAACCGTTCAGTTTCATACTTTTCTCCTTTTGGGCTGCGAGGTGTGGAGTGTCCGGTTCTGGAACAGACGGTATCGGTATGGGGCAGACAAAAAAATGCCGGGCGCTGAACGCCCCCCGCAAAGGAGGCTCCGGCAGCCCGGCTGACTTGTTGGAAGTAAACCTCGAGGAAGTCCCGTGGTTTCCCGTGCCTCGGTCACCCGAGGTTCGGCTTTACCTGATGCAATGGTATTGCTGGAATCGGGAATGTCAAAGTACGAAAGGTCCTACATCACAACCTAACAGACCACGCAACGAATAATGCCACAGTGGATGTTTTTCCTGATCTTCTTGACTTGTATCAAAGGCGGGAGTCGACACGAGTGGCATCATATGATCATGATAGCTCCTCGAGTGACCATAATGAGTATCGCACTCCTGCTGATGATCGTTTCTTTTGTCGGCACCGCTGCAGCTTCCGGCCACAGCCTTGAGTTCAACGCCACTTCCGACCTCAGCGCCTCTTCCCTTGAAAACCCGCACAATTGGGACGATCAACCCGCTGATGACGATCATGATGGAATCCGGTGTTGCCAACAGGATGTTCCTTACGGGACGCTTGAGGGTAACGGGTATGAACTGAAAATAACGGAGCGGAAACTTGCCTGGCATGTCTCCGCACGTGGACTTGACGGATACACCAGGCAAATCTATATACCTCCACGGTGACCTCCCTACAGTGCTAACTTCCCCTCAGATGCACAACGACTGGGCACACTAGTGCCTGGGACACAAGGAGATGGAGATCTTTCCATGATGAGATTGGTAAAAATAACAGGGGCAGTAATTGCCACAGTAGCCACTGTTTCACTGGCAACGCCCGAGTTGGTGTCCGCACATTGCGACACGCTGGACGGCCCCGTGGTACAGGACGCGCGCAAAGCGCTGGGAACTAAAAGTGTCACCCCGGTTCTCAAATGGGTGCAGGCGAAGGACGAAAAGGCAATTAAAGTGGCATTCGACAAGGCAGTTGCGGCAAAGGGGAGCAAATCCGAAGCCGCACATAAACAGTTCTTCGCCACCCTGGTGAAGGTGCACCGCGCCGGCGAAGGCGCCCCTTACACGGGTCTGAAGCCTGCAGGAGCCGTAGAACCTGCCGTAGCCGAGGCCGACAAAGCCTTGACGACCGGGTCGGCTGACAGCTTGGTGCGACTGGTCACGGAGGATATCACCGCAGGTATCCAGAAACGCTTCGAGCGTGCCCAAGCGGCGTACACGCACAAGGACGAAAGTGTTGCCCAGGGCCGCGAGTTCGTTGAGGCCTACGTCGACTTCACCCATTTCGTGGAGAAGGTGCACCTTTCCACCACAGGCACCGCCCACGGTGAACACGCGGAGCACACCCGCCACGCCCCTGCCGGGCATGGCAGCGAAAAGCACTGAAAATGACATTAAGGGGCTCCGTAAGGAGCCCCTTAATGTGTCGCAGCCCAAGCCAGGAAATCCGGGTGAGGATGGAGGCCGATCTGGAATCGGACAAAAGCACCTTATCGCTGTCGGCTTTTATCCAGGATCGCGTCTATCGCTTTGGTCAAAATAGCGAGGTTGAAAGGTTTTTCTACGAATCCGGCTAATCCCGAGCCGGCGAACTTCGGCGCAACTTCGTACTCGCTGTAGCCGCTTGCCATGAGTACCAGCACCTTCGGGTCCAACTGCCGCAGTTCACGGAAGCATTGTTCCCCGTCCATCTGCGGCATGGTGAGATCGAGGATCACCAAGGCAAGATCCGGGTGTTTTTTGAAGAGCTCTACGGCCTCACGCCCGTTTTCGGCGGCGATGGGAGTGTAGCCGAGCAACTGGAGCATCTCGCAGCCGATCTTTCGCACCTCCTCCTCGTCGTCCACGAGGAGGACCTTTCCTTCGCTTTTGCGCCACTTCATTTCGGGGGCAGGAGACGCAGCGATCTCCGCAGCCTTGTCGCACGCCGGCAGGAGCACCCTGAATACGGTTCCCTTCCCGGGGGTACTGTCAACCTTGATGGTGCCCCTGTGCCCCCTGACGATCCCCAGTACGGCAGCCATCCCCAGCCCCCTACCTGTAAATTTGGTAGTGAAGAAGGGGTCGAAAATCTTTGCGGCCGTCTCTGGTGACATGCCGCATCCGGTGTCAGCGACTTCGACAAAGACATAGAGCCCTTCCGGGATGGCATCCACGAGCCAGGTCCCCTGGAGATACTTCTCGTCGCACTGGACGCTTCCCGTACCGATATCGATCACCCCTTCCTGCTCATCGAGGGCCTCAGAGGCGTTGATGACCAGATTCATTACGATCTGGCGGATCTGCGTGGCATCGGCATCAACAGGTGGCAGCGGCCGGATGAGATTGTAGTTCACCACCGCCTTCTTGGAGACCGACACCTCCAGCATATGCTTCATCTCCTCGACCAAGCGGTTCAGGTCGGTTGGCTCGACGATGAACCTCCCCTTTCCAGAGTAGGCGAGCATCTGTTTGGCAAGGTCGGCGGCTCGTGCTGCTGATTTTTCGATGCGTTGCAGGTTCTCCATAACCGGCGACCGAGGTTCGAGTTGTGCCAGGGCCAGATCTGCATTGCCGATGATGCTGGTGAGAATGTTGTTGAAATCGTGGGCTATGCCTCCCGCCAGGACGCCGAGGCTTTCCAGTTTCTGCGTGTGGAGCAGCTGCTGTTCCAGCCGGTTGCGCTCCTCCTCAGCCTCCTTGCGTTCCGTTATGTCACGTGCTGTCGCGTAAGTCATCCCGTCTTCCTGGTTATACACTGCGCTCCACGATAGCCAGCGGATAGAGCCATCCTTGCGCACATATCGGTTTTCAAACCTAAACGAGTTCCCAGACAGCATCTGCTGTTCCATTTCCACAACGGTAAATTCCCTGTCCTCGGGATGGACAAAGTCGATGAAAGGCTTAGCTACCAGTTCCTCCTCGCAATAGCCGAGGATTTCCGAGCAGGACGGATTGGTCTTGAGGAAGGCGCCTTTTGGATCTGCGATGCACATGAGGTCGTCGGAGGTCATGAACAGGGTATGAAACTGTTCACGTTCTTTTTCCGCCCGCTTGGAGTCAGTGACGTCATGGGCTGAACCGAAAAAACACTCCAGGGCACCCGGGTCGTCAAAGCAGGCGGTGGTTGAATCACGCAGCCAGCAGTACTCCCCATCAGCCCTCCGGAGACGGTACTCGAGGTCCAGGTTGACAGTTGGGCCGGTGCGATTAAGAAATGCCTGGTCAAGGGCGGCAAAAATGCGCACCCTGTCTTCGGGATGGAAGTAATCCTTGAGTGTCTCGAGACTGTTCTTTTGGAATTCTGCGACGGGATGGCCGGTTATCTGTTCGAAAGCGGGGCTCAGGTAGTCATACCTGCCTTGTGCTACGTTGAGGCGGTACAGGACGTGATGACGGCTATTCAGGGCCTGGGTGAAACACTTGTTCGTGTAGTCAAGCTCAGCCAGTTGCTGCCTGCGCTTGGTAATGTCACGGGTCAGCGCAAGCGCGACCGGCACTCCCCCCAGGTTAAAAACCGAGGTTCGTATCTCGACCGGAAATCGTGTCCCATCCTTGCGCTGGTGCACAGACTCGAAGATAGCCGGCGGTTGCCCTATCAGTGAGGCGAAGTGGGCTGTGAAATCCTCCCTGCTGATCAGGGGATCAATATCAGTGATCTTCATTTTGAGGAGTTCGTCCCTGGTATAGCCCAGACAGTCGCTGGTGGCGCTGTTCAGGTCCAGGATCTCCCCTTGTACCCCTATCAGTTCAAAACCGTCTCCAGCCTGTTCTACTAAGGTACGGAAGCGACGTTCGCTTTCGGCAAGTGACCGCGCAGCTTTCCGTGATTGGAGCATCTGGCGCAGCAGGACCATCAGGAGTATAACCAGGGCCACGATGGCAACGGACGCCGTGATGTGGTATGAGCCGTCCTCCCCAGGCAAGGCGCCCCCCCTTGCTCCCCCATCCGGAGTTGCAGCAGTTGCAGGCAACGGCACCTGCAGCACAAGGAACAGCAAAGCTCTGTGATAAAGCGAATTGAGCTGCAAGGAGATTTGGTTCATGGTCGCTGTCCGGTATGGGATCTCTACTGCAAGGCCGCTATCAGCTCATCGGTGGGGGCGGTCTTCCTTATTTTACACAGCACCACGTTCTGCAGCCATCGTGTGCAATATAACAGAAAAACATAAAAAAGTAGGACTGCGAGCACCCGACTCGGCTGCGAAAAAAGAAGCGGCGACTTCAAAAATGACTGGATATGTACTAGAGCAGAGCCGGCATGATCGATGATCGCACAGCTTTAGGCGGGTCATTACAGAAATCAAATAAGTTGTCGAGCAGGAGGAGGCTATCCTTTGGTGTCTTTACACCTGTCGCAGATCCTTACATCTTTTCCCCCGCGCATCCTTCGAAGCCCTTCATAGAACACCTCTACGGCGAGCCCCTCTACCGTAAATGGCTGATTTAACAGGATCGGCACGCGAGTTGCCTTACAATGGACAGCTTCAAAATAACTACGAACAGGAGGGCATGAGAATGAGAGCGTTTTTGGCAGGAATTCTGACCGTAGCGCTTATGCTTGGCGCGACCGGAATCGCCGGGGCAACATTCTACACGAGCACCACCGACCTGGACCGGATCCTGACCGGCATCGGCACGTTGTCTTGGCAGCAAGACATGCCGAGCGACTTCACGATGCCATACGACACCATCAACAGCGCGCACTTGACGATCTACTCGAACTT
Protein-coding sequences here:
- a CDS encoding DUF6448 family protein, which gives rise to MMRLVKITGAVIATVATVSLATPELVSAHCDTLDGPVVQDARKALGTKSVTPVLKWVQAKDEKAIKVAFDKAVAAKGSKSEAAHKQFFATLVKVHRAGEGAPYTGLKPAGAVEPAVAEADKALTTGSADSLVRLVTEDITAGIQKRFERAQAAYTHKDESVAQGREFVEAYVDFTHFVEKVHLSTTGTAHGEHAEHTRHAPAGHGSEKH
- a CDS encoding PAS domain-containing hybrid sensor histidine kinase/response regulator yields the protein MPGEDGSYHITASVAIVALVILLMVLLRQMLQSRKAARSLAESERRFRTLVEQAGDGFELIGVQGEILDLNSATSDCLGYTRDELLKMKITDIDPLISREDFTAHFASLIGQPPAIFESVHQRKDGTRFPVEIRTSVFNLGGVPVALALTRDITKRRQQLAELDYTNKCFTQALNSRHHVLYRLNVAQGRYDYLSPAFEQITGHPVAEFQKNSLETLKDYFHPEDRVRIFAALDQAFLNRTGPTVNLDLEYRLRRADGEYCWLRDSTTACFDDPGALECFFGSAHDVTDSKRAEKEREQFHTLFMTSDDLMCIADPKGAFLKTNPSCSEILGYCEEELVAKPFIDFVHPEDREFTVVEMEQQMLSGNSFRFENRYVRKDGSIRWLSWSAVYNQEDGMTYATARDITERKEAEEERNRLEQQLLHTQKLESLGVLAGGIAHDFNNILTSIIGNADLALAQLEPRSPVMENLQRIEKSAARAADLAKQMLAYSGKGRFIVEPTDLNRLVEEMKHMLEVSVSKKAVVNYNLIRPLPPVDADATQIRQIVMNLVINASEALDEQEGVIDIGTGSVQCDEKYLQGTWLVDAIPEGLYVFVEVADTGCGMSPETAAKIFDPFFTTKFTGRGLGMAAVLGIVRGHRGTIKVDSTPGKGTVFRVLLPACDKAAEIAASPAPEMKWRKSEGKVLLVDDEEEVRKIGCEMLQLLGYTPIAAENGREAVELFKKHPDLALVILDLTMPQMDGEQCFRELRQLDPKVLVLMASGYSEYEVAPKFAGSGLAGFVEKPFNLAILTKAIDAILDKSRQR